The following coding sequences lie in one Phalacrocorax carbo chromosome 3, bPhaCar2.1, whole genome shotgun sequence genomic window:
- the SCARA3 gene encoding scavenger receptor class A member 3: MREDEPMGGEEEEMPTFSCRQSGRAWTSCSRCQKNLSLQTAVKVLYIFSILLIVAVTVLAALVFKKVASISNDISSAQTYYEKKIVSIQEDLQGLDEKTSGNCSLCHETGQLGQEITKLQGELEEIQKMLLVQEILLDRTSQTHDQLSSTSNKITSEVDNCSFSIRQVNESLGRFLAQVGGWQVVTSQLDNSLKGLAQERYDVRAAMQQMNFTLGQTSDWIQVIQRKTDEETLTLQKIVSEWQNYTRLFGGLRATSSKTSELVKSIQGSVSAAARQVGQNSESMHDLVLQVMGLQLQLDNISSFLDDHEENMNDLRYHNRYTQNRTAERFETLEGRMTSHEIEISTIFANINATDSHVHSMLRYLDDVRLSCTLGFHTHAEELYYLNKSLSLVQGTTDLLRERYSLLSARLDFDIRNLSMIMEEMKVVDVRHGEMLKNITILRGVPGLPGPRGLKGDVGVKGPPGSEGEKGDVGSLGLPGPQGPPGPPGPPGPQGERGPLGLKGFPGIKGTKGSFGQSGSRGQGGPKGDPGPPGPSGVPGPVGPPGPQGKPGLPGNPGAVGQAGPTGPKGDPGLQGPPGLPGPPGPPGQ, translated from the exons ATGAGAG AAGACGAGCCgatgggaggagaggaagaggagatgcCGACCTTCAGCTGCCGACAGAGCG GCAGGGCATGGACCAGCTGCAGCCGGTGCCAGAAGAACCTCTCCCTCCAGACGGCCGTCAAAGTCCTCTATatcttctccatcctcctcatCGTGGCCGTGACCGTGTTGGCTGCCTTGG TGTTCAAGAAAGTTGCCTCCATCTCCAACGACATCAGCTCAGCCCAGACCTATTACGAGAAGAAGATCGTGTCCATCCAGGAGGACCTCCAGGGGCTGG ATGAGAAGACCTCGGGGAACTGCTCCCTGTGCCACGAGACGGGACAGCTGGGCCAGGAGATCACCAAGCTTCAAGGCGAGCTGGAGGAGATCCAGAAGATGCTTTTGGTTCAAGAAATCCTGCTGGACCGGACCTCCCAGACCCACGACCAGCTCTCATCCACCAGCAACAAGATCACCAGCGAGGTGGACAACTGCTCCTTCTCCATCCGGCAGGTCAACGAAAGCTTGGGGCGGTTCCTGGCCCAGGTTGGGGGGTGGCAGGTCGTCACCTCCCAGCTAGACAACTCTCTCAAGGGCTTGGCCCAGGAGCGCTACGACGTCCGAGCGGCCATGCAGCAGATGAACTTCACCTTGGGGCAAACCTCCGACTGGATCCAGGTCATCCAGAGGAAGACGGACGAGGAGACGCTGACGCTGCAGAAGATCGTCAGCGAGTGGCAGAACTACACCCGCCTCTTCGGCGGGCTGCGGGCCACCTCCTCCAAGACAAGCGAGCTGGTGAAGAGCATCCAAGGCAGCGTCAGCGCAGCGGCTCGGCAGGTTGGCCAGAACTCGGAGAGCATGCACGACCTGGTGCTGCAGGTGatggggctgcagctgcagctggacaaCATCTCCTCTTTCCTGGATGACCACGAGGAGAACATGAACGACTTGCGCTACCACAACAGGTACACGCAGAACCGCACGGCCGAGCGCTTCGAGACCCTGGAAGGTCGCATGACCTCCCACGAGATTGAGATCAGCACCATCTTCGCCAACATCAACGCTACCGACAGCCACGTCCACAGCATGCTGCGCTACCTGGATGACGTGCGGCTCTCCTGCACCCTGGGCTTCCACACCCACGCCGAGGAGCTCTACTACCTGAACAAGTCCCTCAGCCTGGTCCAGGGTACCACGGACCTGCTGCGGGAGCGTTACAGCCTGCTCAGTGCCCGGCTGGACTTTGACATCCGCAACCTGTCCATGATCATGGAGGAGATGAAGGTGGTGGATGTCCGGCATGGGGAGATGCTGAAAAACATCACCATCTTACGAG gTGTGCCGGGCCTCCCAGGCCCCCGCGGCCTCAAGGGCGACGTGGGCGTCAAGGGCCCCCCAGGAAGCGAAGGAGAGAAAGGCGACGTGGGCAGCCTGGGCTTGCCgggaccccagggaccccccggccccccgggacccccaggtccccagGGCGAAAGGGGTCCCCTGGGCTTGAAAGGCTTCCCTGGCATCAAGGGCACCAAGGGCAGCTTTGGGCAATCTGGCTCCCGGGGACAGGGGGGCCCCAAGGGAGACCCCGGCCCCCCAGGGccatctggggtgccggggccagtgGGACCCCCCGGCCCACAGGGCAAACCGGGACTCCCCGGGAACCCCGGGGCTGTGGGCCAGGCTGGCCCAACGGGGCCCAAGGGAGACCCTGGTTTGCAAGgccccccagggctgccgggcccccccggccccccaggaCAGTGA